The nucleotide sequence GCCTCCCAGGCGGCGGGAAGAAGCGGAGCGATCTCCTGCCAGAGCGTCGGGAAGGATCGGTTTGGCCATCCTCTCCAACGCCCCAGACAGCGTTTTGTTAGGCGCTCTGAGCTCGACTTTGGCCATTCATGCGGCGTGGCAGAGCGCATAGGCCCAGGGCGCTGGCAAACGGAAGCGGGGTTTTGTTCGGGCGCGTCGGCGCAGTGATGTTGCCAAAGTCCGCTCGCGCCAGATCGCACAGCGCACGGCGGCCAGAGCGTCGGCGAAGGTCGGGCGCGGTTTGGAGTACCACGCGGCCGTCGCGACGCGTTGGCGTTGGCGAGCCGAGAGGCGTGCGGCCAGCAGTGTGACGATCGAGAACAGGGCGAGCAGGCAGGGTGTGGTGCGGGCAATCGCCGTATCGGACCACTGCCGCTGCGTCTCGACCCCAAGATGGGCACGCGCTTCCTGGAAAGTGACCTCGATGGTCCAGCGCCGCACGAACCACCCTACGATCTGTGCGGGCTCGCGCGTCGGATCAGTGCAGAGCAGGGCCTGGGGCGGGAAGCGCGCCTCGGGATCGCGGATGAGGACCCAACGGATCGGTACGACGGGCAAGCCACCGTGCCGCCACACCGCGGTGTCCGAGGCGATCTCGATCGTGCGCTCGCCTGCCCCATACCAGCCGGGCACCACGACCGCGTGCCAGCGCGTGTCCTCCGCCGCGAGGATCGCAGTGAGCGTCGGCAGCCGCGCGCCTTTGGTCCGCGGGCGCCCGATCGTGCCGGGCGGGCGCGGCGGGGCGGGATCGTAGAGAGCAGCATCCAGCCGCAGGCGGGTGATCGCCGTGATGCGAGCGCGGCGCATCGCGTCGAGGAACAGCAAGGCCGAGAAGCCGCTGTCGCCCACCACGACGAGGTCGCGCCCCGGCAGCCAGCGTCGGGCCTGGAGGGCAAGTTGGCGTCCGACATCGAGCAACGGCTTGTGCCGACGGCTCCGTTCGCGACAGGCGCGCTCTGACGGCACCAGCGCGGTCAGAAACGGCAACGCCCAGACGCGCCCCGCCCAGGGGATCGGGGCGAGCACCATCAGGCTCATCCAACGCAGCCCGCTCGCCTTGACGAAGTGGCTGTCGGAGGAGCGAACCGGATCACGGTAGATGCCCTTGGCGGCGATCCGCTTGCCGCGGCGGCGCTCGATCGTATCGTCCAGTCCCAGGACCACGGGGCCACGTTGCGCAAACGCATCGACGAGGAGCCCGAGCAGGATACGGCTGCCGGAGCGCGGGCACCACGCCGCCCGGCTGAGGATGCGGTGGACGTTCACAAACCGCCGCTCCTGCGCGCGGCCGATGATGCGCAGGACGCTTGTCACCGTGCGCTGCCCCGGCGTGAGGATCGCGCCGACCAGCAGGTTCTGGGCGTGTCGCCACGAGCGGTGGACGAACAGCGGTGCGAACGCCAGGATGATCTCGGCGAAGCGGGTGGGCAGGGGGAGCATGGCGGTGTCTCTTGGCGGGGACGCCACCAGCCTATCCGTCACGCCCGCTTCGTCACCTCACACCCTCGATCACCCGTCCGATTGGCCAAAGTCGAGCTGAGAGCCTGTTTGACCGGCCGACGTGTCTTCGTCAGGCAACGGCAAGGCGAGAGGAAGGTCCTACTCCCATCCCTACCCTCATCCTGAGGTGCCGGAGCGCAGCGGAGGCCTCGAAGGGTGCTCCAGATCCCGCGCGATTCCTGGAGCATCCTTCGAGGCCGCTCACGCGGCACCTCAGGATGAGGGGCGAGATGGGAGCACTGCAGTCAAACAGGCTCTCAGTCGCTCGACCGTGACATTCAGTTTGATCGATAAAACAATGACATTACGAAGGCACTTGGATTAAATATCAAACCCTGCGATCAAGAATAAAAAATTAAATTTCCGATTTATTTCCGTTCGCTAAAGTCTCTTTGTTTCAGATGGAATTTCTCCAAATCTTCTCCTGTAAACGCTTTCAAAATCTCCGAGATTGATAAAACCCCAAATGTTGGCGATCGATGCGACGGTCTGTCCCTGCCCCGCTGCAATCAGGTCGCGGCGCACACCTTGGAGACGTTGGTCGCGCAGATAAGCACTCGGTGTATAGCCGCGAAATCGCCGGAACGCCTCGGTTAGCGTGCGCAGGCTTATCCCGGTGGCCCGGGCGACGTCTGTCATGGTCGGCAACTGCAAGGCATGCTCGGTCATGAAGCGCTCGGCCGCCACGACGTAGCGCGGCGCCACGGTGCTTTGAGGCTTCTCCAGGTCCAGACCGGCCCGCGCGGCCCATTCGTTCAGAAGATGGATACAGATCGTCTGCTCCAGATGCCTTCCCGGCCGAGCTGTCGCCAGACCTTGCGCACGCCGCAGACGTGGAAGTTTTCCTCGAACACGCGTCGGATCTCGACCATCGGCGCGGCGTCCGAGCGAGGCCACCAACACCACCCCCATCGACGTCCCGGCCAATACGTCCGACAGGTAATGGCCGCCCGCGCCGAGCGTCGCGACGATGACCGCCGCGTTGACTCGCTTCGAGCCGCGCGAGGGACGGATCGACGAGCGGCCTCGCCAGCGTGGCGACGAGAACGTGAAGCACCGCCGCCGCGGTGGTGAAGGCGGCGAGATAGGCGCTCGACAGCGCCATGGCCCGCAGCTTCGGCTCCGGCTTCACGGCACCGGGAACGCACGCGAGCGCGAGCAGCCCCGCCACCGCGCCGAGCCACGCCGATCCCGGCCGCCGCGAGCCAGAGGATGTCGAGGCCGGGGAGAACGCCGACGAGCGCCCAGAAGCCCGGGCCGGGCGCGGCGAGGCCCGCGGTCAGCGCTCGAAGGCGGCGCGGTCGGGCCGCCCGCCCGGTCTCCCGCGAGCCGGCCCGGCGTTCCTCATCGAGAGCATCCGCCGGTCGCTCCGTCTCGCGACCAGGACGGCCGCCCCGGACGGGAAGACGCGGCAGCGTGCGTTTGTCCGGTCCGTCGTTCGGCAGGTCGCCCGCTCGGCCCGTCGGCAAGCTGGACCCGCTCAGACGGAGGGCCTGGCCGATTGCACCGGCCCCGCATCGGCGGGCAGCCGGTTCGCATTCGCGGCGGGCATGAAGCTCTCGACCCGATCCCGGCCCTCGTTCTTGGCGGCGTAGAGGGCGAAGTCGGCGGCCCTCAGCAGATCGCGTGCCTGGATGCCGAGTTCCTGCGTCCGGCCGCGGGCGGCGGTGACGCCGACGCTGACGGTCACGGTCGTTCCGGCGGGCCGACCGGGATGGCGGATCGCGAGATCGGCGACCGCCGCGCGAAGCGCTTCCCCCGCCGCACGCACCGTCGGCTGGTCCGTCTCCGGCAGCAGAACCACGAACTCCTCGCCGCCGTAGCGCGCCGCCAGCCCGCCCCAGACCTCGACGGAGGCCTGGAGTGCCGCCGCGACCGTGACGAGGCAGCGGTCGCCCTCGGCGTGGCCGGCCGCGTCGTTCAGGAGCTTGAAGTGATCGATGTCGATGAGGATCACGCCGAGCCACGCATCCTCCTGCGCGGCCAAGCGCCACGCCTCCTCCAGCCGCTCGGAGAAGTGACGGCGATTGGAGAGCGCGGTGAGCGAGTCGGTCTCCGAGAGGATGGTGAGGCGCGCATTGGCGCGGGCGAGCGCCTCGGCCTGGAGTTTGACCCGCAGCCCGATGAGGAAGGTCTTTCGCGCCTCCCACTCCCGGGAATAGCTGAGCTTCAGCGGCACCAGGATCAGCCCGGCGACCAGCAGGGGCAGGCCGCTGCGCTCCGGGCCGCCCAGGCCGAATCCGACGACGAGGCCGGTATAGAGCGCGAGCGAGGCCCCGCAGAACCACAGGCTGTGCCGGAACGGCAGGGGTGCGATCAGGCCCACCACCAGCGGAACGATGGTGGCGATGATGACGTAGACGTCCGCGTGCGGGGCCGGCGCGAGCCGGGCGCTGTTGAGGACGACGGCGATGTCCACGAGGACGGTGGCGAGCGCGGCGGCGGAGATGCGGACCGTCGATGGCCGCCCGCGCAGGGAGACGATCGCGGCCAGGGCGACCGGGCAGAAGACGCCCAGAGTCATCGCCAGCGGCACCGCGAAGCCCTGGGGGCCGAACACGTCGCGATCCATGACGAGCGAGAGGACGTTGAACAGGGTGAAGACGGCGAGCCAGGAGCGTACGTAGAAGCCGCTCTGCCGAGCCGTGTCGGCGCGGAACTGCGCTTCGAGCGCATCCGGCAGCCTGAGCTGATACCAGGGGCGGCTCAGGCCGGCTTCGATAGGCGATGGCATCGGTGCTTCAAGTCGGGCCTCTGCTGGCTGCAACGTTAGCGTAGCAGGCCGTCCCTTCTCAATACGGAATGTCAACCTGAAAGCGCAGCCGCAGGCGTCAGCGTCCGTGCGGTGCCGAGACCGGATCGCCGGCCTCTCCGCAGCCGCGCCGGGCCGCCGCCCGGTTGACGATCCCGAAGCGCAGGACCGCTTCCTCCAGGTAATCGATCGCCCGGACGAGGTGACGGCGCGCCCGGTCCACCTCGTCCGCCTCCGCTTCGCCCGGCATCTCGGCCAGGGTGACGGCGGCGGTCAGCACGCGGTCGCGCCCGTCCTCGATGCGCCGGTCCCGTTCGACATGGCCCCGCACATCCGCATCGAAGGCGGCGATCACCGCCCAGGGAAAGTCGTCAGCCCGGGCGGCTCCGGGAAAGGCGGCGGCGAGCCGCCGTGCCTGCGCGGCGGCTCCACGGACGAGATCTGCCAGGCTCACCGCCATACACGCCATCCTTTCGAAAGAGCCGAAGACGATACCCTCAAAGCCATCCGTCCCCCAGACGGATCGGCGGCTGGCCGATCAGGGTCCCGGGCCTCCACAAGCCGCTCGCGGGACGGGTCCGCGCTGGCCCGCCCACTCCTGCCATGCATCGCCCCTTATTGCGCCTCATTGCCTCCACACTTGCCGAAGATTTGCACATAGCTCACTGAGAGCGGCGAATTCAGTATCGGTTGATGACATGATTGATTTCGAGCGTTTGCCGTCCTGGGCCCGTCGGCGCTTGAACCGGCATTTCGCGCAGGGCGGCAGCGGGCGCGTCGTGCGCTGGATCTCCCTGCCGCCCGGACGCCGTGACGGACTCGCGAGCGAGATGGGCGAACGCGATGGCGGCCTCGTCGTTTCCTTCGTGCCGCGGACGGCGGCCCTGGCGGCCTCTTCCCGCGTGTTCGCCGCCGAATGAGCCGCAGCGGACCGACCGGCGACGCGGAGGATCGGGCCGACCCGAGGCCGTGACAGGGGGCCGCACCCGCGATCCGGCTTCGCGGGCGGCAAGACGACGCATCTGAGTCGACGCCGACGAACGCGGCTCGTGGCCGGATGTGCAACACCGGCATGAGCACGCGGCATGCCCTCGGCCACGAAAAGGGCATAACACCTGCTTTAGCATTTCGGCGGATGCTTCCCCCGTCGGTCCCCGAAAGGGAGGGCCGAGCGGCGCGGCGGCGGTACGTGCGGAACGGACACGCGAACCTCACTGCCGACGTTGCCGCGGAAGCGCGTCGGAAATGCATGGTGTTTCGATGAGACGAACGGGATTGCTCGAACTCGGCGTCGTCGCCCTCGCTGCGGCCGGGATCGGCCTCTCCGGCACGCCCGCCCGGGCCGGCGAAAGCGTGAGCGGGCATGCGAAGGTGCTCTCCGGCGACACGCTGGTCGTGGGCGGACGGGTGGTGGGCCTCTCCGGGGTCGCGGCACCGGGCCTCAAGCAGACCTGCCTGAACGCCAGGAGCCAGAGCTACGCCTGCGGCGTCCACTCGGCCAAGGCGCTGGCCGCCCACCTGAAGGACGCCACGGTCACCTGCCAGATCCGCGGCGCGGATGCCTACGGGCGCGCCCTCGCCGTCTGCCACCGGGACAAGGAGGATCTGAGCGCCTGGATGGCCGAGAAGGGTCTCGCCATGGCCGAGCGGGGCGAGAAGGCGGCCTATGTCGGCGCCGAGACCGTCGCCTGGGGCAAGCGCCTCGGCCTCTGGGCCGGCTCGTTCGAGGATCCCACCGGCCGGCCGCGGACGAGCTACACGCGGTCGAACGCAGTGGCCGACGCCCAACCCGAGACACACTGAGAGCGGCGCAGGCGCCGACGACGGTGCCGACTTTCGCGGGCGCCGGTTGTGCCTCCGGCGGCGGCCGCCGCCTTGGGTGCCGCGCCCGAGCGCGGGCGCCCGGTCGGGCTTGCGAGCCTTCGGCTCGGGGCGTCCTCGACGGGCTGGGATGGTGCGCATCGGCACGCGGCCCGCTCGTGGGACGTCGCGCCACTGCTTGCGGTCGGCCCGGTCCGGTGTCACCTAGACGATCACCCGCGATGCGAAGGGCAGTCCGTTCCCGCCGCCCCCGACCGCAGGGTCCGGTCCGGAGATGCGCCAGGGAGTGATTGAGAAGCCATGCGTCGTTCGATCGCCGTCTCCGCCCTGCTGCTCCCGGGCCTGCTGACAGCCCTTCCCGCTTTCGCGCAGAGCGCGGGCGAGCAGCGGATCTCGCCGACCGGCCGCACCATCAGTTCGACCGGCCAGACCATGCCGCCGGCCCTGGGCCCGCCGCAGGGCCAGATCACGCCGACCTCCCAGGAGCAGATGCTCAAGGCCCAGCGCGCGGCGCAGGAGCGCGACAAGGCCTGGGATGCCAAGATGAACCGGACCATGGGCTCGATCTGCAAGGGCTGCTGAACCGCTGGGCCCCGGCATGATCCGGTTCGAGGGCGTCACGAAGCGCTTTTCCGGCTCCGACCGCCCGGCGGTCGACGCGCTCGACCTCACCGTCGCGGAGGGCACGACCTGTGCCCTGATCGGCCCCTCGGGCTGCGGCAAGTCCACGACCCTGCGCATGGTCAACCGCCTCATCGAGCCGGAGGCGGGCCGCATCCTTCTCGGCGGGCGCGACCTCGCCGTCACCGACCCGATCGCCCTGCGGCGCGGCATTGGCTACGTGCTCCAGGGCGTCGGTCTGTTTCCCCATCGCAGCGTCGCGCAGAACGTGGCGACCGTGCCGGACCTGCTCGGCTGGCCCCGCGCCCGTGTCGCCGCGCGGGTCGAGGCGATGCTCGACCTCGTCGGGCTCGATCCCACCCGCTTCCGCGACCGGCGCCCCGACGCGCTCTCGGGCGGTCAGCGCCAGCGGGTCGGCGTGGCTCGCGCCTTGGCCGCCGACCCGGACGTGCTGCTGATGGACGAGCCGTTCGGCGCCGTCGATCCGGTCGCACGCGGCAGGCTGCAGGTCGAGATCGGCGCCATCCTGCGCGACCTGCGCAAGACGGTGATCCTCGTCACCCACGACATCGGCGAGGCGCTGCGGATGGGCGATCAGGTCGCGCTGATGCGCGACGGCCGCCTCGTCCAGGCCGGCGCGCCCGATCGGCTGCTCGCGGCACCGGCCGACGCCTTCACCGCGGATTTCCTCGGCGAGACCCGCACCCTGCGGCGCCTGGAGCGGCTGCGGGCGGGCGACTTCGCGCAGGCCGGCACACCGGACGCTTCGGCCCCCAGGATCGCGCAGGAGGCCAGCCTGCAGGAGGCGCTCGACCGG is from Methylorubrum populi and encodes:
- a CDS encoding transposase yields the protein MLPLPTRFAEIILAFAPLFVHRSWRHAQNLLVGAILTPGQRTVTSVLRIIGRAQERRFVNVHRILSRAAWCPRSGSRILLGLLVDAFAQRGPVVLGLDDTIERRRGKRIAAKGIYRDPVRSSDSHFVKASGLRWMSLMVLAPIPWAGRVWALPFLTALVPSERACRERSRRHKPLLDVGRQLALQARRWLPGRDLVVVGDSGFSALLFLDAMRRARITAITRLRLDAALYDPAPPRPPGTIGRPRTKGARLPTLTAILAAEDTRWHAVVVPGWYGAGERTIEIASDTAVWRHGGLPVVPIRWVLIRDPEARFPPQALLCTDPTREPAQIVGWFVRRWTIEVTFQEARAHLGVETQRQWSDTAIARTTPCLLALFSIVTLLAARLSARQRQRVATAAWYSKPRPTFADALAAVRCAIWRERTLATSLRRRARTKPRFRLPAPWAYALCHAA
- a CDS encoding helix-turn-helix domain-containing protein codes for the protein MTDVARATGISLRTLTEAFRRFRGYTPSAYLRDQRLQGVRRDLIAAGQGQTVASIANIWGFINLGDFESVYRRRFGEIPSETKRL
- a CDS encoding ATP-binding cassette domain-containing protein, whose protein sequence is MIRFEGVTKRFSGSDRPAVDALDLTVAEGTTCALIGPSGCGKSTTLRMVNRLIEPEAGRILLGGRDLAVTDPIALRRGIGYVLQGVGLFPHRSVAQNVATVPDLLGWPRARVAARVEAMLDLVGLDPTRFRDRRPDALSGGQRQRVGVARALAADPDVLLMDEPFGAVDPVARGRLQVEIGAILRDLRKTVILVTHDIGEALRMGDQVALMRDGRLVQAGAPDRLLAAPADAFTADFLGETRTLRRLERLRAGDFAQAGTPDASAPRIAQEASLQEALDRMLATGAGHLAVGHGMLSLDSVRAAARTLPNAK
- a CDS encoding thermonuclease family protein encodes the protein MRRTGLLELGVVALAAAGIGLSGTPARAGESVSGHAKVLSGDTLVVGGRVVGLSGVAAPGLKQTCLNARSQSYACGVHSAKALAAHLKDATVTCQIRGADAYGRALAVCHRDKEDLSAWMAEKGLAMAERGEKAAYVGAETVAWGKRLGLWAGSFEDPTGRPRTSYTRSNAVADAQPETH
- a CDS encoding diguanylate cyclase — its product is MPSPIEAGLSRPWYQLRLPDALEAQFRADTARQSGFYVRSWLAVFTLFNVLSLVMDRDVFGPQGFAVPLAMTLGVFCPVALAAIVSLRGRPSTVRISAAALATVLVDIAVVLNSARLAPAPHADVYVIIATIVPLVVGLIAPLPFRHSLWFCGASLALYTGLVVGFGLGGPERSGLPLLVAGLILVPLKLSYSREWEARKTFLIGLRVKLQAEALARANARLTILSETDSLTALSNRRHFSERLEEAWRLAAQEDAWLGVILIDIDHFKLLNDAAGHAEGDRCLVTVAAALQASVEVWGGLAARYGGEEFVVLLPETDQPTVRAAGEALRAAVADLAIRHPGRPAGTTVTVSVGVTAARGRTQELGIQARDLLRAADFALYAAKNEGRDRVESFMPAANANRLPADAGPVQSARPSV